From Amycolatopsis sp. cg9, one genomic window encodes:
- a CDS encoding rhodanese-like domain-containing protein, giving the protein MEIVVSPAELPTAEVRDLPKDGLVLLDVREDDEWAAGHAPGAVHIPMGELPARVGELTDLPDDQPIHVICRSGGRSARAAAWLNQSGWDAVNVAGGMGAWQREGRPMVGEHPGIEPEVI; this is encoded by the coding sequence ATGGAGATCGTGGTGAGCCCTGCTGAACTGCCGACCGCCGAGGTCCGCGACCTGCCCAAGGACGGCCTCGTGCTGCTCGACGTCCGCGAAGACGACGAGTGGGCCGCGGGGCACGCGCCCGGCGCCGTGCACATCCCGATGGGGGAGCTGCCCGCCCGCGTCGGCGAGCTGACCGACCTCCCCGACGACCAGCCGATCCACGTGATCTGCCGCAGCGGCGGCCGGTCCGCTCGCGCGGCCGCGTGGCTCAACCAGAGCGGCTGGGACGCGGTGAACGTCGCCGGCGGCATGGGGGCGTGGCAGCGGGAAGGCCGGCCGATGGTCGGCGAGCACCCCGGCATCGAACCCGAAGTGATCTAG
- a CDS encoding DUF4328 domain-containing protein, with protein MQPGPPPPPGYWPRQAPPPSAQQLQGRTLAAQPEPYPYHRRPSHRPKLRWVATPPPGAWPRRRVVVPERYLGPPSYPVPPRWGFPNLVWRRPTSVPGTASDEIRPIDRVPVLSRSLLAVLFGFAALAVVAAGAEIWRYVLLVQGREAALSRSVVAFSDGFVLTAGLLASILALLPAGLSLWWLLVARQAAADVSGDDPPRPVWQVLVGVLVPVANLPMALSVVGELEHAVLGRSRDVRPKPSRQVLVWWGGWLLNWVLLGVSIVWRFRDDVQSMADSVVLVALTDLAAAALAVVTALVVRRFTALLAPSDARAVRSMRVLKVAGAPEPELRTARPAGAAR; from the coding sequence TTGCAGCCGGGTCCGCCTCCCCCTCCTGGGTACTGGCCTCGCCAGGCCCCGCCGCCGTCCGCCCAGCAGCTGCAGGGCCGGACGCTGGCCGCCCAGCCGGAGCCGTACCCGTACCACCGCCGCCCGTCCCACCGGCCGAAGCTGCGCTGGGTGGCCACCCCGCCGCCCGGCGCGTGGCCGCGGCGTCGCGTGGTGGTGCCCGAGCGGTACCTCGGCCCGCCGTCGTACCCCGTCCCGCCGCGCTGGGGCTTCCCGAACCTGGTCTGGCGCCGCCCGACGTCGGTGCCCGGCACGGCGTCCGACGAGATCCGCCCGATCGACCGCGTGCCGGTGCTCAGCCGCAGCCTGCTCGCCGTCCTGTTCGGGTTCGCCGCGCTCGCCGTGGTCGCCGCCGGCGCGGAGATCTGGCGGTACGTGCTGCTCGTGCAGGGGCGCGAAGCCGCGCTGTCCCGCTCGGTGGTGGCGTTCTCCGACGGGTTCGTGCTCACCGCGGGCCTGCTGGCCTCGATCCTCGCGCTGCTGCCGGCCGGCCTGTCGCTGTGGTGGCTGCTGGTCGCGCGCCAAGCGGCGGCCGACGTCTCGGGCGACGACCCGCCGCGCCCGGTGTGGCAGGTGCTCGTCGGCGTGCTCGTGCCGGTGGCGAACCTGCCGATGGCGCTGTCGGTCGTCGGCGAGCTGGAGCACGCGGTGCTGGGCCGCTCGCGTGACGTCCGCCCGAAGCCGTCGCGCCAGGTGCTGGTGTGGTGGGGCGGCTGGCTCCTGAACTGGGTGCTGCTCGGCGTGTCGATCGTGTGGCGCTTCCGCGACGACGTGCAGTCGATGGCCGACAGCGTCGTGCTGGTCGCGCTGACCGACCTGGCCGCGGCCGCGCTCGCCGTGGTGACCGCGCTGGTGGTCCGGCGGTTCACGGCCCTGCTGGCGCCGTCGGACGCGCGGGCCGTGCGCTCGATGCGCGTGCTCAAGGTGGCCGGCGCGCCCGAGCCCGAGCTGCGGACCGCGCGGCCGGCCGGGGCGGCGCGCTAG
- a CDS encoding TetR/AcrR family transcriptional regulator, whose amino-acid sequence MSEGLRAQKKHETRKTISDVATRLFIRNGFEDVTIAEIATEARVAKMTVTNHFPRKEDLVFDIRADFTAWPSSLIRDSAFHDTRELYFEALGARHALVGFSGPGFVRMIKESPVLTNALHEMHREREANLADLLVRRHPGEDLPPVLAAAHLTTLLRVLFQEVLDRTLENGEAIVDELWPVAEQAFDQLEPVFGGY is encoded by the coding sequence ATGAGCGAGGGACTCCGTGCCCAGAAGAAGCACGAGACCAGGAAGACCATCTCGGACGTGGCCACCCGGCTGTTCATCCGCAACGGCTTCGAGGACGTGACGATCGCCGAGATCGCCACCGAGGCGCGCGTGGCCAAGATGACCGTCACGAACCACTTCCCGCGCAAGGAAGACCTGGTCTTCGACATCCGGGCGGACTTCACGGCGTGGCCGTCGTCGCTGATCCGCGACAGCGCCTTCCACGACACCCGCGAGCTCTACTTCGAAGCACTGGGCGCCCGGCACGCACTGGTCGGCTTCTCCGGGCCGGGCTTCGTGCGGATGATCAAGGAGAGCCCGGTCCTGACGAACGCGCTGCACGAAATGCACCGCGAGCGCGAAGCGAACCTCGCCGACCTGCTGGTCCGCCGCCACCCCGGCGAGGACCTGCCCCCGGTGCTCGCCGCCGCGCACCTCACCACCCTGCTGCGCGTGCTCTTCCAGGAGGTGCTCGACCGGACGCTGGAGAACGGGGAAGCGATCGTCGACGAGCTGTGGCCGGTCGCGGAACAGGCCTTCGACCAGCTGGAACCGGTCTTCGGCGGCTACTAG
- a CDS encoding MDR family MFS transporter: MTTAVRPDAALWRLGGVLIMGAVLSILDATIVTVGIDSIARDLESPLTTVQWVASAYLLAASVAIPLSGWLTDRFGGRAVWLTAVALFTAGTLLCGFAWSAPALIAFRVLHGLGGGLMQPVGQAVFAQAAGPALGRMIGVITLPATVAPVLGPMLGGALVADFGWRWMFFGIVPLGVATFLFARRLLPAPEPGGVRAPLDVVGIVLLSPGLGALVYGLSEGVLVAAAAGAVLLLAYGVHAARTPSPVLDLTLFRNRGFAVASASTFLLGASLYSSMLLLPLYYQQVEQASALRAGLLLAPQALGSAAVMLAGGRLLARFGPRRMMLTGIGLSVLGTIAFTQLGAEPGGLLLTASLLIRGAGLGAATTPGMTTLYGSLERSRIPRAASAFNVVNRIGGSLGTALLAAILHHALTASAPPAAFGTTFTWALALSVLTLIPAAFFPRRSPR, encoded by the coding sequence ATGACGACGGCAGTCCGGCCGGACGCGGCGCTGTGGCGGCTCGGCGGGGTCCTGATCATGGGCGCGGTGCTGTCGATCCTGGACGCGACGATCGTGACCGTCGGGATCGACTCGATCGCCCGTGACCTGGAGAGCCCGCTGACCACGGTGCAGTGGGTGGCGAGCGCGTACCTGCTGGCGGCGTCGGTGGCGATCCCGCTGTCGGGCTGGCTGACCGACCGCTTCGGCGGCCGCGCGGTGTGGCTGACCGCGGTGGCCCTCTTCACGGCCGGCACGCTGCTGTGCGGCTTCGCCTGGTCGGCGCCGGCGCTGATCGCGTTCCGGGTGCTCCACGGACTGGGCGGCGGGCTGATGCAGCCGGTCGGCCAGGCGGTGTTCGCGCAGGCCGCGGGCCCGGCGCTGGGCCGGATGATCGGCGTGATCACCCTCCCGGCGACGGTGGCCCCGGTACTGGGCCCGATGCTCGGCGGTGCCCTGGTGGCGGACTTCGGCTGGCGCTGGATGTTCTTCGGCATCGTCCCGCTGGGCGTGGCGACGTTCCTGTTCGCCCGCCGGCTGCTCCCGGCCCCGGAGCCCGGCGGCGTCCGCGCACCGCTCGACGTGGTCGGCATCGTGCTGCTGTCGCCGGGTCTCGGCGCGCTGGTCTACGGCTTGTCCGAGGGCGTCCTCGTGGCCGCGGCGGCGGGCGCGGTGCTGTTGCTGGCGTACGGCGTCCACGCGGCCCGGACGCCGTCGCCGGTGCTCGACCTGACGCTGTTCCGGAACCGCGGGTTCGCGGTGGCGAGCGCGAGCACGTTCCTGCTCGGGGCGTCGCTGTACAGCTCGATGCTGCTCTTGCCGCTGTACTACCAGCAGGTCGAGCAGGCGAGCGCGTTGCGCGCCGGCCTGCTGCTGGCACCCCAGGCCCTGGGCTCGGCGGCGGTGATGCTCGCGGGCGGGCGCCTCTTGGCCCGCTTCGGCCCCCGCCGGATGATGCTGACCGGCATCGGGCTGTCGGTGCTGGGCACGATCGCGTTCACGCAGCTCGGCGCCGAGCCGGGCGGCCTCCTCCTGACGGCGTCCCTCCTGATCCGCGGCGCCGGCCTGGGCGCGGCGACGACCCCGGGCATGACAACCCTGTACGGCTCGCTGGAGCGCTCCCGCATCCCGCGCGCGGCCAGCGCGTTCAACGTGGTCAACCGCATCGGCGGCTCCCTCGGCACGGCCCTGCTGGCCGCGATCCTGCACCACGCACTGACCGCGTCGGCACCCCCGGCGGCGTTCGGCACGACGTTCACGTGGGCGTTGGCGCTGTCGGTCCTGACCCTGATCCCCGCCGCCTTCTTCCCCCGGAGGAGCCCCCGATGA
- the mca gene encoding mycothiol conjugate amidase Mca, giving the protein MKLRLLAVHAHPDDESSKGAATLARYAAEGVDVLVATCTGGERGDVLNPAVDTEETRANLPAIRRREMAAAAEILGVRHRFLGLTDSGLPAEGEPLPEGSFAALPLAEAAAPLVALIREFRPHVLITYDETGGYPHPDHIRTHEATVEAFTAAADPARYPGTGAPWQPQKLYYQATLSRAWFVALHEATLAAGLESPMTEVLAELPPEDTLTVTTRIRCEAHFATRDKALLSHTTQVDPAHPFFAHSREIEREAWPYEDYHLAHPTPGPEPEDDLFAGVTP; this is encoded by the coding sequence ATGAAGCTTCGCCTCCTGGCCGTCCACGCCCACCCCGACGACGAATCCAGCAAGGGCGCGGCCACCTTGGCCCGCTACGCCGCCGAAGGCGTCGACGTCCTGGTGGCCACCTGCACCGGCGGCGAGCGCGGCGACGTCCTGAACCCGGCCGTCGACACCGAGGAGACCCGCGCGAACCTCCCGGCGATCCGCCGCCGCGAAATGGCGGCCGCCGCCGAGATCCTCGGCGTCCGCCACCGCTTCCTCGGCTTGACCGACTCCGGCCTGCCGGCCGAAGGCGAGCCCTTGCCCGAAGGCAGCTTCGCGGCCCTCCCCCTGGCGGAGGCGGCGGCCCCGCTGGTCGCGCTGATCCGCGAGTTCCGCCCCCACGTACTGATCACGTACGACGAAACAGGCGGCTACCCCCACCCGGACCACATCCGCACCCACGAGGCGACCGTCGAAGCCTTCACCGCCGCGGCCGACCCCGCCCGCTACCCGGGCACGGGAGCCCCGTGGCAACCGCAGAAGCTGTACTACCAGGCAACCTTGAGCCGAGCGTGGTTCGTCGCCCTCCACGAGGCCACCCTGGCCGCCGGCCTCGAGTCCCCGATGACCGAGGTCCTGGCGGAACTCCCACCCGAGGACACCCTGACGGTGACAACCCGAATCCGCTGCGAGGCCCACTTCGCCACCCGCGACAAAGCCCTCCTGTCCCACACCACCCAGGTCGACCCGGCCCACCCGTTCTTCGCCCACTCACGCGAGATCGAGCGAGAAGCCTGGCCGTACGAGGACTACCACCTGGCCCACCCCACCCCAGGCCCCGAACCGGAGGACGACCTCTTCGCAGGAGTCACCCCATGA
- a CDS encoding cytochrome P450 — protein sequence MFDPRDPEFLEDPYPAFAALRTQGDVHFHEGLGMAVAVSHAASSAVLRHRGLGRIWQDAQPLERFASFNLLHRNSLLENEPPAHTRLRRLIAGAFGRGHVQRLRPMVASLAADMVDDLAAAIAADGSADLLEHLAQPLPVAVIAELLGVPGSDGPRMVELSNAIVKMYEFGRPESDRDAAEQASAEFVEYVRSVASARASAPGDGIISDLLRSELTPDELVATAVLLLMAGHEATVNVLGNGITALLTHRAEWERLLASPSLLDSCVEELIRFDAPLQLFERTATEDVTIRGYAVSEGQKIGALLGAAARDPEVFDEPDRLDIGRTPNAHLGFGLGIHYCVGAPLARVEIAAALSALAEKLPGLRLVEAPPRRPEFVIRGLKELRVTV from the coding sequence GTGTTCGACCCCCGCGATCCCGAGTTCCTCGAAGACCCGTACCCGGCCTTCGCCGCCCTCCGCACCCAAGGCGACGTCCATTTCCACGAGGGCCTCGGCATGGCCGTCGCGGTGTCGCACGCGGCTTCGTCGGCGGTCCTGCGCCACCGCGGCCTGGGCCGGATCTGGCAGGACGCCCAGCCGTTGGAGCGGTTCGCGTCGTTCAACCTCCTGCACCGCAACTCCCTGCTGGAGAACGAGCCGCCCGCGCACACCCGTCTCCGCCGCCTGATCGCGGGCGCCTTCGGCCGCGGCCACGTCCAGCGCCTGCGCCCGATGGTCGCTTCGCTGGCCGCCGACATGGTCGACGACCTGGCCGCCGCGATCGCCGCCGACGGCAGCGCGGACCTGCTCGAGCACCTGGCCCAGCCCCTGCCGGTCGCGGTGATCGCCGAGCTGCTCGGCGTGCCCGGGTCGGACGGCCCGCGGATGGTCGAGCTGTCCAACGCCATCGTGAAGATGTACGAGTTCGGGCGCCCGGAGTCGGACCGCGACGCCGCCGAGCAGGCCTCCGCCGAGTTCGTCGAGTACGTCCGGTCGGTGGCTTCGGCCCGCGCTTCGGCCCCGGGCGACGGCATCATCAGCGACCTCCTGCGCAGCGAGCTGACGCCCGACGAGCTGGTGGCCACCGCGGTGCTGCTGCTGATGGCGGGCCACGAAGCGACGGTGAACGTCCTCGGCAACGGCATCACGGCGCTGCTGACGCACCGGGCGGAGTGGGAGCGCCTGCTGGCCTCACCGTCCCTTCTGGATTCGTGCGTGGAGGAGCTGATCCGGTTCGACGCTCCGCTGCAGCTGTTCGAGCGGACGGCCACCGAGGACGTGACGATCCGCGGGTACGCCGTTTCGGAGGGCCAGAAGATCGGGGCGCTGCTGGGCGCCGCGGCGCGGGACCCGGAGGTGTTCGACGAGCCGGACCGGCTGGACATCGGGCGGACGCCGAATGCCCATTTGGGTTTCGGGCTGGGGATTCACTATTGCGTGGGGGCTCCGTTGGCTCGGGTGGAGATCGCGGCCGCGCTGAGTGCTTTGGCGGAGAAGCTGCCGGGGTTGCGGTTGGTGGAGGCACCGCCGCGGCGGCCGGAGTTCGTGATTCGCGGGTTGAAGGAGCTGCGGGTCACGGTGTGA
- a CDS encoding DUF5926 family protein gives MGKGARKKGPKQASDRKPKVRDVFVGQPFEGLAAEPELIALREFVPSATAKLTLADGGDVTLGTVLPMAAAAFVRSDGERYLGLQVQTRSSDISRDLGRSLKWLLDAKEGDVLGVPDTTTPPAADEHARLQDLLAPGAELDVTLHTDFAWWLPEDADATGDVAVSLERANAAIMPTERLGAGAYWVLAGEKAHLRWVRPEPENLLLQALARLSAAGELGLGEGTRYAGSFRAHGLLVPVWDLDPEAHAREWAEAKDALGARLETALKSLDDEPLNAAERRARDGLIGRQLTLR, from the coding sequence GTGGGCAAGGGCGCGCGCAAGAAGGGTCCCAAGCAGGCGTCGGACCGCAAGCCGAAGGTGCGCGACGTCTTCGTCGGTCAGCCGTTCGAGGGGCTGGCGGCGGAGCCCGAGCTGATCGCGCTGCGCGAGTTCGTGCCGTCCGCGACCGCCAAGCTGACCCTCGCCGACGGCGGGGACGTCACGCTCGGCACGGTGCTGCCGATGGCGGCCGCCGCGTTCGTGCGGTCGGACGGGGAGCGCTACCTCGGCCTGCAGGTCCAGACCCGCTCCTCCGACATCAGCCGTGACCTCGGCCGGTCGCTGAAGTGGCTGCTCGACGCCAAGGAGGGCGACGTCCTCGGGGTGCCGGACACGACCACGCCGCCGGCCGCCGACGAGCACGCGCGGCTGCAGGACCTGCTGGCGCCGGGTGCCGAACTGGACGTCACGCTGCACACCGACTTCGCGTGGTGGCTGCCCGAGGACGCCGACGCCACCGGGGACGTCGCGGTGTCGCTCGAGCGCGCGAACGCCGCGATCATGCCCACCGAGCGGCTCGGCGCGGGTGCCTACTGGGTCCTCGCCGGCGAGAAGGCGCACCTGCGCTGGGTGCGTCCGGAGCCGGAGAACCTGCTGCTCCAGGCGCTGGCGCGGCTGTCCGCGGCCGGTGAGCTCGGGCTCGGCGAGGGCACGCGGTACGCGGGCTCCTTCCGGGCGCACGGCCTGCTGGTCCCGGTGTGGGACCTCGACCCCGAGGCCCACGCCCGTGAGTGGGCCGAGGCGAAGGACGCCCTCGGTGCCCGGCTCGAGACGGCGCTCAAGTCGCTCGACGACGAGCCGCTGAACGCCGCCGAGCGTCGGGCGCGCGACGGGCTCATCGGCCGTCAGCTCACCCTGCGCTGA
- a CDS encoding DUF952 domain-containing protein, producing MILHICGAADWAEVGEGGEYRPPSLDDVGFIHCSDFGTAHLPANALYRGRTDLVLLEIDPGKVGVPVRWEDGEPPHPAGVWFPHVYGPLPHAAVVGVHEFGEVDGGGFRLPSSLAHR from the coding sequence GTGATACTCCACATCTGCGGGGCGGCCGACTGGGCCGAAGTGGGCGAGGGCGGGGAGTACCGGCCGCCGTCGCTGGACGACGTCGGGTTCATCCACTGCTCCGACTTCGGCACGGCGCACCTGCCGGCCAACGCGCTCTACCGGGGCCGCACCGACCTGGTGCTGCTCGAGATCGACCCGGGGAAGGTCGGCGTCCCGGTCCGCTGGGAGGACGGCGAGCCGCCGCACCCGGCCGGGGTCTGGTTCCCGCACGTGTACGGTCCGCTGCCGCACGCCGCGGTCGTCGGTGTGCACGAGTTCGGCGAGGTGGACGGCGGCGGTTTCCGGCTGCCGTCCTCGCTCGCGCACCGCTGA
- a CDS encoding SigE family RNA polymerase sigma factor has translation MAGEFTDFGDFVQATLPGLLRYGHALTGNPHDAADLVQTVLEKIGSRWHHVHEKTGDPLAYVRRSMANAHVSRWRRTRRENLVADLPDTTPHVPADPFEHEPLWRALRTLPPRQRAVMVLRYYEGLSEAEIAGALGVTQGTVKSQASKAITSLRTKLKATGNEGEGSDAG, from the coding sequence TTGGCGGGCGAGTTCACCGACTTCGGCGACTTCGTGCAGGCCACCCTGCCGGGGCTGCTGCGGTACGGCCACGCGCTCACCGGCAACCCGCACGACGCGGCCGACCTCGTGCAGACCGTGCTGGAGAAGATCGGCTCGCGCTGGCACCACGTGCACGAGAAGACCGGTGACCCGCTGGCCTACGTCCGCCGGTCGATGGCGAACGCGCACGTCAGCCGCTGGCGTCGGACGCGCCGCGAGAACCTGGTTGCCGACCTGCCGGACACCACGCCGCACGTGCCGGCCGACCCGTTCGAGCACGAGCCGCTGTGGCGTGCCTTACGGACGCTGCCGCCGCGACAACGCGCGGTGATGGTGCTGCGTTACTACGAAGGTCTCTCGGAAGCGGAGATCGCCGGGGCCCTCGGCGTCACGCAGGGCACCGTCAAGAGCCAGGCCAGCAAGGCGATCACGTCGCTGCGGACGAAACTCAAGGCGACCGGCAACGAAGGCGAAGGGAGTGACGCGGGTTGA
- a CDS encoding ferritin — protein MALTKKKEPRSKFFELLQAQIHNEFNASQQYIALAVWFDAEDLPQLAKHFYKQSVEERNHAMALVQYMLDRDHHVEIPGTGEVRNDFSGVTELIELALAQEKEVAVDISAMAKAARAEEDYISEQFTQWFLKEQVEEISQMSTLLNVVKRANGNLFEVENHLHRESVGDSGADAQMPPVAGGAL, from the coding sequence ATGGCCCTCACCAAGAAGAAAGAACCGCGCTCGAAGTTCTTCGAACTGCTGCAGGCGCAGATCCACAACGAGTTCAACGCGTCACAGCAGTACATCGCGCTCGCGGTGTGGTTCGACGCCGAGGACCTGCCGCAGCTGGCGAAGCACTTCTACAAGCAGTCCGTCGAAGAGCGCAACCACGCGATGGCGCTCGTGCAGTACATGCTCGACCGCGACCACCACGTCGAAATCCCCGGCACCGGCGAGGTGCGCAACGACTTCTCGGGCGTCACCGAGCTCATCGAGCTGGCACTGGCGCAGGAGAAGGAGGTCGCCGTCGACATCTCCGCGATGGCCAAGGCGGCGCGCGCCGAAGAGGACTACATCAGCGAGCAGTTCACGCAGTGGTTCCTCAAGGAACAGGTCGAAGAGATCTCCCAGATGAGCACGCTGCTGAACGTCGTCAAGCGCGCGAACGGCAACCTGTTCGAGGTCGAGAACCACCTCCACCGCGAGTCGGTCGGTGACAGCGGCGCCGACGCGCAGATGCCGCCCGTGGCCGGCGGCGCGCTCTAA
- a CDS encoding arginine deiminase yields the protein MDSEVGPLRAVLLHRPGNELKRLTPRNNDQLLFDSIPWVDRAQAEHDAFAEVLRSRGVEVLLLADALRTALEDDRAHAAGVHAAVDDRRLGGDLADSLRSHLSGVSAPGLAEVLMAGMTFEELPSAEGASLVRMMNHPHDFAVDPLPNLLFTRDSSAWIADRVAVSSLTMPARRRETAVLDLIYAYHPRFRHAARAYGAHSAPIEGGDVMLLAPGVLAIGVGERTTAAGAESLARSVFADGIAHTVLAVPIEQSRATMHLDTVCTMVDADAVVMYPLARDSLTAFTLRPTGDGGVKVAGPAPFLVAAAEAMEIDRLRVIDTGLDPVTAEREQWDDGNNTLALAPGVVVGYERNVETNERLEAAGIEVLPIAGSELGSGRGGPRCMSCPIRREPLR from the coding sequence GTGGACAGCGAAGTCGGACCCCTGCGCGCGGTGCTGCTGCACCGGCCCGGCAACGAGCTCAAAAGGCTGACGCCCCGCAACAACGACCAGCTGCTGTTCGACTCGATCCCGTGGGTCGACCGGGCCCAGGCCGAGCACGACGCGTTCGCCGAAGTGCTGCGCAGCCGCGGCGTCGAGGTCCTGCTGCTGGCCGACGCGCTCCGCACGGCGTTGGAGGACGACCGCGCCCACGCGGCGGGCGTCCACGCGGCCGTCGACGACCGGCGGCTCGGCGGCGACCTGGCCGACTCGCTGCGGTCGCACCTGTCCGGCGTCAGCGCGCCCGGCCTCGCCGAGGTGCTGATGGCCGGGATGACGTTCGAGGAGCTGCCGTCCGCGGAGGGCGCGTCGCTGGTGCGGATGATGAACCACCCGCACGACTTCGCCGTCGACCCGCTGCCGAACCTGCTGTTCACCCGCGACTCGTCGGCGTGGATCGCCGACCGGGTGGCGGTCTCGTCGCTGACCATGCCCGCGCGCCGCCGGGAAACCGCGGTGCTGGACCTGATCTACGCCTACCACCCGCGGTTCCGGCACGCCGCGCGCGCGTACGGCGCGCATTCCGCGCCGATCGAAGGCGGCGACGTCATGCTGCTGGCCCCGGGCGTGCTGGCCATCGGCGTCGGCGAGCGGACGACGGCGGCCGGCGCCGAGTCCCTCGCCCGCTCGGTGTTCGCCGACGGCATCGCGCACACCGTGCTGGCGGTGCCGATCGAGCAGTCCCGCGCGACCATGCATCTGGACACGGTGTGCACGATGGTCGACGCCGACGCGGTCGTGATGTACCCGCTGGCGCGCGACTCCCTGACGGCGTTCACGCTCCGCCCGACCGGCGACGGCGGCGTGAAGGTGGCCGGCCCGGCCCCGTTCCTGGTGGCCGCGGCCGAAGCGATGGAAATCGACCGGCTGCGGGTCATCGACACCGGCCTCGACCCGGTGACCGCCGAGCGCGAGCAGTGGGACGACGGCAACAACACGCTCGCGCTGGCCCCGGGCGTCGTCGTCGGCTACGAGCGGAACGTCGAGACGAACGAGCGGCTGGAGGCGGCGGGCATCGAGGTGCTGCCGATCGCGGGCTCGGAGCTGGGCTCCGGCCGCGGCGGGCCGCGCTGCATGTCCTGCCCGATCCGCCGCGAACCGTTGCGATAA
- a CDS encoding CPBP family intramembrane glutamic endopeptidase, translating to MTFTARSWLAPARPEFPGTIEDPAERRAIKVELVIVFGITLGLSGVRSLLSLVDSLLQPTPLAQQQVQLNVPQAAASLIDLLKQLLSAAQLVGWGALGLYFLWRAGIKVAQVGLDRRAPGRDALLTLGLAALIGIPGLALYFISYHLGFSLAVQPSTLNDTWWRPVTLTLSAFGNAFAEEVLVVGYLLTRLRQLGVRENNAAFGAAVLRGSYHLYQGFGGFVGNFVMGLVFGRLWQKTNRLWPLVAAHTLFDFVSFVGYSLLKGHVSWLP from the coding sequence ATGACGTTCACCGCGCGATCGTGGCTGGCCCCGGCCCGCCCCGAGTTCCCCGGGACGATCGAGGACCCGGCGGAGCGCCGCGCGATCAAGGTCGAGCTGGTGATCGTCTTCGGGATCACGCTCGGCCTGTCCGGCGTGCGCAGCCTGCTGTCCCTTGTGGACTCGCTGCTGCAGCCGACGCCGCTGGCCCAGCAGCAGGTCCAGCTCAACGTGCCCCAGGCCGCGGCGAGCCTGATCGACCTGCTCAAACAGCTGCTCTCGGCCGCCCAGCTGGTCGGCTGGGGCGCGCTCGGGCTGTACTTCCTGTGGCGCGCCGGGATCAAGGTCGCGCAGGTCGGGCTGGACCGCCGCGCCCCCGGCCGCGACGCCCTGCTGACGCTCGGGCTGGCCGCGCTGATCGGGATCCCCGGCCTGGCGCTCTACTTCATCTCCTACCACCTCGGCTTCAGCCTGGCGGTACAACCGTCCACTTTGAACGACACGTGGTGGCGGCCGGTCACGCTGACGCTGTCGGCGTTCGGCAACGCCTTCGCCGAGGAAGTCCTGGTCGTCGGCTACCTGCTGACCCGGCTGCGGCAGCTCGGCGTGCGCGAGAACAACGCCGCGTTCGGCGCCGCCGTGCTGCGCGGGTCGTACCACCTGTACCAGGGCTTCGGCGGGTTCGTCGGCAACTTCGTGATGGGGCTGGTGTTCGGGCGGCTGTGGCAGAAGACGAACCGGCTGTGGCCGCTCGTGGCCGCGCACACGCTGTTCGACTTCGTGTCGTTCGTCGGGTATTCGCTGCTCAAAGGTCACGTTTCCTGGCTGCCGTGA
- a CDS encoding PPOX class F420-dependent oxidoreductase, whose product MPRSIATNETVDRAELVEFLSTRHRAILLTTKADGGPQLSPVTCGVDAEGRLVISTYPKRAKIVNIKRNPRVSACILSDEWNDRWVQLNGTAEVLDIPDSVEPLVEYFRAISGEHPDWDEYREAMVKQGKSIIRVTIESWGPLAKGGFPAELA is encoded by the coding sequence ATGCCGAGGAGCATCGCCACCAACGAAACCGTCGACCGCGCCGAGCTGGTCGAGTTCCTGTCCACCCGCCACCGCGCGATCCTGCTGACCACGAAGGCCGACGGCGGGCCGCAGCTGTCGCCGGTCACCTGCGGGGTCGACGCCGAGGGCAGGCTGGTCATCTCGACCTACCCGAAGCGCGCCAAGATCGTGAACATCAAGCGGAACCCGCGGGTCTCGGCCTGCATCCTGTCCGACGAGTGGAACGACCGGTGGGTGCAGCTCAACGGCACCGCCGAGGTCCTCGACATCCCGGATTCGGTCGAGCCGCTCGTCGAGTACTTCCGGGCCATTTCCGGCGAGCACCCGGACTGGGACGAATACCGCGAAGCCATGGTCAAGCAGGGCAAGAGCATCATCCGGGTGACCATCGAGAGCTGGGGCCCGCTCGCCAAGGGCGGCTTCCCCGCCGAACTAGCCTGA